AAGCGGTTCGAATGGCGGACGCGGCGAACCGTTCCAAGAGCGAATTCCTGGCAAACATGAGCCACGAAATTCGCACGCCGATGAACGCGTTGATCGGAATGGCGGACCTGCTGTCGCAAACAAAGCTCGACCCTGATCAACAGGACTACGTTCAAATCATCCAGGAATCGTCCAACGGTCTGCTGCGACTGATCAACGATATCCTCGATTTTTCAAAGATCGAAGCACGCCGACTCGAATTGGAATCGGTTCCATTTTCGCTCAGTAAAACGGTTGAATCAACACTCCGATCATTCTCGTTCAAAGCGTCCGAAAAAGGCCTGGAACTACAACGCGACATCTCGCCGGAACTGCCCGATCGATTGATCGGTGACCCGGGACGAGTCCGCCAAGTGCTGACCAATCTGATTGGCAACGCGATCAAGTTCACCGACCACGGTGGCGTTCGCGTCCGAGTCGAAGTGCTTCGACGCGATCACCCGGACAACAGCGACCTCGCCGCGGCGTCAAACGGCAGAGAGTCACCCAGTCGTGATGACATGATCGAACTGCGTTTGAGTGTTTGCGATTCTGGCATTGGGATTCCTCCCGCGCAGCAAGACGCCGTTCTCAATCCATTCACACAAGCCGATGCTTCCACCACGCGTCGTTTTGGTGGAACCGGGCTGGGCCTCAGCATCAGTCGCCAGCTTGTCGAATTGATGGGTGGAGAGTTGGAACTGAAAAGCGAAGTCGGCGTCGGCACCACGTTTTCGTTTGAGCTGAAGATACCGGTTTGCCCGGCCTCGATGCCAAACGAAGACGACGATGAAGAAGAAGACCTCGGCGGCCCGACCCGCCAACGTCTGGCACCACTTCACGTTCTTGTCGCTGAAGACGGCGTCACCAACCAGCATGTGATCTCTGGTTTGCTGCGTTCGCTTGGGCACAAGTGTTCGATCGCCAGCGACGGTCGCGAAACGCTGACGAAATGGCGATCAGAATCGTACGACGTCGTGCTGATGGACATGCACATGCCCGTGATGGATGGACTGGAAGCGACCCGTGCCATCCGGCAAGAAGAGTGGGGCACCGAGCGACACACGCCCATCATCGCACTGACCGCCGCGGCGATGAGCGAAGACGCGGCCGCCTGTCGCGAAGCGGGCATGGACAGCTACCTCACCAAACCAATCCACAGCCGCAAACTTCGCGATGCACTGACACCGTTTCAGAAAGAACTGCCGTCCTCCGCTGATCACTCTCTCGATGAAACGCTGGTGCAAACTGGTTCGCCCAATATCCATCTTGCCACCGAACAAGATTCAACAACGATCAATGCCGCTCACGCCGCCTTTCCTTCGGTGGGCTCCACTTCCGACGCGATCTCGCTGTCACCTGAGAATGTCGGATGCCTGGATCTCGATTCGGCACGCTCCCGGATTCCGGGTGGCACTGCCGGTGTGTTGAGATTGGCATTTGTCTTCCGAACCGAATGCGCGCAGTTGGTGGAACAACTTTCCAAAGAAGTGCCGGCGGGACTGAACGACGAAGCTCGCCGGAACGCTCACACCTTGAAAGGAGCCTGCGGATTGCTCGGCGCCAAACAACTTCAAGAAGCTGCCGAACGCATCGAAGAAGCCGGCCGGGAAAATCGCGTTCAGGAATCACCCGAACTGCTCGCCGACCTGCAGCACGAAGCAGAACGGGTTCTTCGAGCCATCGATGAACTGCTCAGCCAATCCGACAAAGCGGATCAGGCGAAGTAAGCCTGTGGCAGTTCCACCGAGCGAAGTCGGTGGGCGACACTTGTGATCGCGTCGGCGATTTTCGGCGGGCGGTCACGGCTGAGCATTGGTCGTCAGCTCGGCCGCGATCTAAAGATTCCGCAACCGTTTCGCATTCGCGGGTGTGTCCGCCCAATCGGGATCGATCTTCTGTCCGGCTCGAGCCGCGGCGATCAAATGATCGATCAGCGTCTCCGTTGGCTCGCCGCGAATTTCGGCGACCTGCTGCAG
Above is a genomic segment from Rhodopirellula bahusiensis containing:
- a CDS encoding PAS domain-containing hybrid sensor histidine kinase/response regulator, translated to MSSVSEFQTSSTYRALANALPLNLLIKAADGRRVFANDSYLKWRDVTWQELAGKHDEELFPPEIARQYREDDQKVMQTGESLHSVESAKLADNSIGWIERVKTAVHDHHGNLLGVQVLFWDVTAKVEKEKATQFEQSLLKTLLANIPDSIYFKDIDSRFIRVSHAMAMKFGRSSVDEVHGRTDADIFTPEHAEGARLDELQVIETGEALVDRVERETWPDREDTWCMTTKMPLRTDAGEIIGTFGISRDITDLKRSEAALHEAVRMADAANRSKSEFLANMSHEIRTPMNALIGMADLLSQTKLDPDQQDYVQIIQESSNGLLRLINDILDFSKIEARRLELESVPFSLSKTVESTLRSFSFKASEKGLELQRDISPELPDRLIGDPGRVRQVLTNLIGNAIKFTDHGGVRVRVEVLRRDHPDNSDLAAASNGRESPSRDDMIELRLSVCDSGIGIPPAQQDAVLNPFTQADASTTRRFGGTGLGLSISRQLVELMGGELELKSEVGVGTTFSFELKIPVCPASMPNEDDDEEEDLGGPTRQRLAPLHVLVAEDGVTNQHVISGLLRSLGHKCSIASDGRETLTKWRSESYDVVLMDMHMPVMDGLEATRAIRQEEWGTERHTPIIALTAAAMSEDAAACREAGMDSYLTKPIHSRKLRDALTPFQKELPSSADHSLDETLVQTGSPNIHLATEQDSTTINAAHAAFPSVGSTSDAISLSPENVGCLDLDSARSRIPGGTAGVLRLAFVFRTECAQLVEQLSKEVPAGLNDEARRNAHTLKGACGLLGAKQLQEAAERIEEAGRENRVQESPELLADLQHEAERVLRAIDELLSQSDKADQAK